TGCGGCGCCTCGCCGCGGGCCGCCTCGCCGCGCTCCCGCTGGATCCGGGTCAACTCGAGGTACCCCGCGCGGAACACTTCGGTGAGGGGCGACTTCTGCCCTTTTTCCGCCTGCTCGTAGAGCGCGGACAGGCTTTTCCCCTCGGCGAAGGCGCGGGCGAACCCGGCCTGGTTCCGCTCGATCCCCTGGAAGAGACGGAATTTCAGAAAAATAATTGCCCAGGAGACCACGGAGAACCCGACCAGAAGAAGCAGGACGAGCTTGACGATGGGCCCCGCGAGCATGACGTGCTTCAGCACCTGGGTGTCAAAAACCCCCGCCGTTAGCGGGATCACGGGCATAACCAGTTCCACGGGAACGATCAAGGAACCCTCCTCCGGTCGATCTGTTTCAACACCCCTATATAACGGATTCGACGCGACGTTTCAATCACCTTGACAATCTTTTTTCGCGTACATAGGATACGAATTCATAATCCATACATAAAGGAATATATATGAAGAAGACACGGAACACCCGGCAGCGAGGCGTAATCCTCGACATCCTGAGGGAGTCGCGCGAGCATCCCACCGCCGAGACGATCTATCGGGAAGCGCGCAGGGTACTCCCCAACATCAGCCTGGGAACCGTCTACCGGAACCTGAACTTCCTGCGGGACCAGGGGGCATTGCGGGAGATCCGGCCCAGCGAAGGAGGCTCCTCCCGCTTCGACGGGGCGGACACCCCCCACGCGCACTTCCATTGCGCCCGCTGCGGCGCACTCCTCGACATCCCGATGCCCGCGGCCCTCGAATCCCTCCGGTTCGATGAGGAGAGGATCTCGAGCGTTTTCCTCGTCGACCTGCACGTCGTGGGATCCTGCATCGGGTGCTCGGAGCCGGCGACGCACTGATCCGCACGGCTTGTCAAGGAAATGAAAAGGGGGCCTTTCGGCCCCCTTTTCGTTTCGGTGAATCCGACGGCGACGCTTACGAGAGCTTGCGGCCCCCTTCGGCGGCCCACTTCTCCAGCATGTCGGTCGTGACCGACTTCGGCCGCTCGATCGCGTACCCAAGCGCGCGGTCCCAGGTGATGTTGCAAAGGACGCCGAGCGCCCGGCCGACGCCGAAGAGCACGGTGTAGAAGTCGTACTCGGTGAGCCCGTAGTACCACTGGATGACGCCCGACTGCGCGTCGACGTTCGGCCACGGGTTCTTCGCCTTCCCGTGCTCCCGGAGGATGTCCGGAGCCAGCTTGTAGATCATGTTCACCAGCTTGAACATCGGGTAGTCCGGCAGGAACTTCTGGCAGAACTCCATCTGGGAGACGTACCGCGGATCGGTCTTGCGGAGCACCGCGTGGCCGTACCCGGGGATGACCTTCCCGCTGTTCAGGGTGTCCCACAGGAACTTCTTGAGTTCCTCTTCGGTCGGGGTCTTTCCGCCCATCTGCCGCATCACGTCCTGGATCCATCCGAGCACTTCCTGGTTGGCCAGCCCGTGCAGCGGTCCCGCCAGCCCGTTGATGCCGGCGGACAGGGCATAGTAGGCGTCGGAGAGCGCCGACGCGACGAGGTGCGTCGCATGCGCGGAGACGTTGCCGGACTCGTGGTCGGAGTGCAGGATGAAGTACATCCGGGCCACGTCGTCGTAAGGCTTGGCGATCCCCATCATGTGCGCGAAGTTCCCGCCCAGGTCGAGCTTCGGATCGGACGCGATCGGGGTGTCTTCCTTGTACTTCATCCGGTAGATGTACGCCGCGATCTCGGGGAGCTTCGCCATCAGGTTGGTGCAGTCCTCGTACATCGGGTCCCAGTACTCGGTCTTCTTCATTCCCTGGGCGTACCGCTTCGCGAAGAGGGATTCCCGCTGCATGGCGACGATCGCCGCGGAGAACATCGTCATCGGGTGGGTGTCGCGCGGCATCGCGCGGAGGACGTCGAACACGTACTGGGGAACGCGGGCACGGGACTTGAACTCCTCGACAACCGCCAGCGTCTCCTCTTTCGTCGGTACGTCTCCCGTCATCAGGAAGTACCAGAACCCTTCCACGTACGGATAGTCGGAACCCGGCACCTTGGGCAGCGCCGCGAACGTCTCGGGGATCGTCTTGCCGCGGAAACGGATTCCTTCCATCGGGTCGAGGTACGAGATGTCGGTCACGAGGCTGCGGATGCCCCGCGCCCCGCCGACGCACTGCTCGATCGTCACCTGGTCGATCAGGGTGCTCCCCTGCTCCTTCACGAGCTTCGTGATGCGCGGCCGGTGGGCCTGGATCTTTTCGAAGAGCTTCGCCTTAAGATTGGACACTTTTGCGGTACTCCTTTCGTCGGCTTTTTCTGCGATTGCCATGTTCCATGCCTCCTTTCAGGATGTGGGGGGGCAAGGGAACAGCGGCGGTTCCCCCGCGGTTGCCTTCGCAAACCCTCCTTTCGCCATGATTATGCGTGAACTTCGGGCCGAAACCGGGAATCGCGATCGATAGTGTCTAAATACGGGCCGTGATCTCAGGGCTGCGAGATGTATACGGTATACACGGGTGATATTTACTTAGCAGGAAAGGATCCGCGAAGTCAAGGGGAAAGAAAACCCGTTTGACCGCGGGTGATTTCTGGTCTAAGATTAAGCACTTACCGAGGAGAAAGCGATGACGGTCCGGGACGCGAAAATCCTGCTTTTCGACGGTGCGTGCGGGACGAACCTGCAGCGCATGGAGATCCCCGCTTCCGCCTGGCAGGGCCGGGACGGGTGCAACGAATTCCTCAACGTCAGCGCTCCCGAGGTGATCCGGGAGTGGCACTCCTCCTTCCTCTCCGCCGGGGCGACGGCGCTAGAGACGAACACCTTCGGCGCCAACGCGATCGTCCTCGCGGAGTACGGGCTGGCCGACCGCGTCGCGGAGATCAACCGGGCGGCGGTCGGAAACGCCCGCGAGGCGATCCGCCGGCACGGCGGGCCCGCGTACGTGGCCGGCTCCATCGGGCCCACCACGAAACTCCCGTCGCTGGGACACATCGCCTTCGAGCCGATGGCGGCCGCCTTCTCGGAGCAGGCGACGGCACTCGTCGAGGCCGGGGCGGACCTCCTGATCGTAGAGACGTGCCAGGACCTGCTGCAGGTCAAGATCGCGCTGGTCTCCTGCTTCGGGACGCTCGAACGGATGAAGAGGGACATCCCGGTGATGGTCTCCCTCACGGTCGAGAACACCGGGACGATGCTGGTGGGAACCGACGTCGCCGCCGCACTGGCCGCCATCGAGCCGTTCCCCGTCTTCTCGATCGGGCTGAACTGCGCGACCGGCCCCGAGGGGATGACCTCCCACATCCGGTACCTATGTCGCCACTACCGCGGCCGCGTCTCCTGCATCCCCAACGCCGGGATCCCGCAGGTGCGGGACGGGAAGACCCACTACCCCCTTTCCCCCGAGGCGTTCGCCGCCCAACTTTCGGCCTTCGTCCGCGACGACGGCGTCTCGATCGTCGGGGGGTGCTGCGGCACCACGCCGGAGCACATCCGGAAACTCCGCGAGGCGCTCGAGGGAGTCGTCCCCGCCCCGCGGAACGTGGTGGAGAAGCCGTCGCTTTCCAGCCTCTACCAGGCCGCGGAGATCCGCCAGGAGATTCCGCCGTTCCTCATCGGGGAGCGGTGCAACGCGAACGGCTCGAGGCGGTTCCGGGACCTGCTCCTCGCGGACGACTACCCGGGTGCGCTGCGGGTCGCCCTCGAGCAGCAGGAGGACGGCGCGAACGCCGTGGACCTGTGCACCGCCTACGCGGGGAGGGACGAGAAGGCCGACCTCTCCGCCATGGCCCGGCTCTTCGCGCAATCGGTCCAGATCCCGATGGTGATCGACTCGACCACGCCCGACTGCATCGAGGCGGCGCTGAAGATCTACCCCGGGAGGTGCCTCGTCAACTCGGTGAACCTCGAGGACGGAGGGAAGAACCTCGAGCGCGTCTGCCGGCTCGCGAAAACGTACGGGGCGGCGGTCATCGCCCTCACCATCCACGAGAAGGGGATGGCGATGACCGTGGAGGAGAAGGTCGCGACCGCGAAGGCGATCCACGACCTCGCCGTGCACCGGTACGGGCTGCGGCCTTCCGACCTCCTCTTCGACGTCCTCACCTTCACGATCGGGGCGGGGGATGCGACCCTCGTCGACGCCGCCGCGAACACCCTCGCGGCGATCCGGCGGGTGAAGGAGGAACTCCCCGGCGTCTTCACCCTGCTCGGCGTGAGCAACATCTCTTTCGGCCTCTCCCCCGCCTCCCGCCGGGTGCTGAACTCCGTCTTCCTGCACGAGGCGGTCGCCGCCGGGCTCGACGCGGCGATCATCGACGCGGCAAAGGTCCTGCCGATGTCGAAGATCTCCGACGCCGACCGGGAAGTCTGCCTGGACCTGATCCACGACCGCCGGGGGAGCGGCGCGGAGTCCCCCCTCTCCGCCTTCCTTCGCCATTTCTCGGACGTGAAGCCCGTGGAGGAGGAGGCCGCGGGGGACAGGAACCTCCCCGCGATCCCCCCGGAAGAGGAACTGGCCGAAAAGGTGGTGGCGGGAGACAAGGAGGGACTTGAGGACCTTCTCTCCATCCTCCTGTCGCGGCGGCCGCCGGCGTCGATCATCAACCAGGTGCTGGTGCCGGCGATGCGCCGGGTCGGGGAGCTCTTCGGGCGGGGCGAGATGCTCCTCCCCTTCGTCCTCCAGTCCGCCGAGGTGATGAAGCGGTCCGTCGACACCCTCGCCCCCTTCATGGAGAAGGCGGAACGCGAGGAGGGGCGCCGGGTCCTGCTGGCCACCGTGGCCGGGGACGTGCACGACATCGGGAAGAACCTGGTCGACATCATCCTCTCGAACAACGGGTACCGGGTCGTGAACCTGGGGATCAAGGTGCCGGCGGAGACGATCATCGAAAAGGCGCGGGAGCTCCGGGTGGACGCGATCGGGCTGTCGGGACTGCTGGTGAAATCCGCCCTGGTGATGCGGGAGAACCTGCCGCAGTTCGCCGCCGCGGGGCTTCGCGTCCCCGTCCTCCTCGGAGGGGCCGCCCTCACCGGGAAATTCGTGGCGCAGGAGTGCGTCCCCGGGTACCCCGGCCCGGTGGTCTACTGCGCCGACGCGTTCGCGGGCCTGTCGGCAATGCGCCGGATCGACGAGGGGACCCTGGCGTCGACCGTCTTCGACGCGGCGGGAACGACGCCGGCGATGACTCCCGGCCCCCGTGGAACCGCCGTCGCCCGGGACAACCGGGTCCCCGCGCCGCCCTTCCTCGGAGCCCGGCACATCGACGGGATCGATCCGGACGCGCTGTACCCGTACGTCAACGAGCAGGCCCTCTTCCGCGGTCGATGGGGGTACCGGAGGGGGAAACTGACCGCGGCGGCGTACGAGGAACTGGTGCGGGAGAAGGTCCGCCCGATGTACGAGGAGCTGAAAGCGCGCGGCGTGGATAAGAAACTCCTCGCCCCGAAGGTCGCCTACGGCTGGTTCCGCGCCTTCGCGGAGGAAGACACGCTCGTGGTGGAGCACGACGGGCGCTCGTGGCCCTTCCCTTTCCCCCGGCAGAAGAACCCGCCGCACCTGTGCATCGCGGACTATTTCCGGACCCGGGAAGAGGGAGGGGACGTCGCCGGTTTTTTCGTGGCGACCATCGGGGAAGAGATGGCGCGGGCGACGAAGGAGCTGTTTGCCTCGGACCGGTACCACGACTACCTGATGCTCCACGCCTTCGGGGTCGAGGTCACCGATGCGCTGGCGGAGTACTGGCACGAGGTCATGCGCCGGGAGATCGGAATCGAGGGGGACCGTCCGGCCGCGACAACAGATTCCGGGGCATCCATGCCTGTCGCGGCACTAGGCCTTCCCTGGCCGTCGTCCTCCTTCTCGAGGTACGTGGTCCAGGAGTACCAGGGGTCCCGATACGGCTTCGGGTACCCCGCCTGTCCGGACCTCTCCGCGCACACGGCGGTATTCGAGCTGCTCGACCCGGGCCGGATCGGGGTGACGCTCACGGAGTCGATGGAAATGGTGCCCGAACAGACCACCTCGGCGATCGTCGTCCACCACCCCCAGGCGAAATATTTCTCCGTCTGAGAGGAGGCACGTCATCAAGAAGTACATCTGCGCGAACTGCGGCTACGTCTACGATCCGGCGGCCGGAGACCCGATGAACGGGATCCCCCCGGGGACGTCGTTCGACGCCCTCCCCACGGGGTGGGTCTGTCCGATGTGCTACGCGCAAAAATCCTCGTTCGACGAACTGGAGTAGCCCCTGGACCTCCTGGCGCGCATGAAGAAGTCGCCGTTGATCTTCGACGGCGCCATGGGAACGATGTTCTACGACCGCGGCGTGTTCATCAACACCTGCTACGACGAACTGTGCCTGACCAACCCCAAGCTCGTCCTCCAGATCCACCGCGACTACGTGGAGGCCGGGGCCGAGGTGATCGAGTCGAACACCTTCGGCGCCAACCCGATCCGGCTCAAGCCGTACGGCCTCGCGGAGAAGACGGAGGCGATCAATCGCGCCGGGGTCCGGTTGGCGAGGGAGGCGGCGGGGGAGGATGTCTTCGTCGCGGGGTCGGTGGGACCGTGCACCGAGTCCCGCCAGCGGATGCCCGACACGTTCGCCTCCGAGGTCGAGGCGGCGTTCCGGACGCAGATGGGGGCCCTCGCGGCGGAGGGGGTGGACCTGTTCCTCCTCGAAACCTTCTCCAACCTGAACGAGCTCCATCTCGCCGCGAGGGTGGCGAAGGAGTTCGGCAAGCCGGTCCTCGCCTCCTTCGTCCTCAACGAGCGGGGCGAGACCGCGCTGGGAACACGGGCGGAGGCGATGGCGTCGGCCCTCTCCGGAGACCCCAACGTCGATATCGTCGGGATCAACTGCGGTACGGGTCCTTCCGGCGCCTTCGACGCGCTCCAGGCGATCCTCCCGCACACCGGGAAACCGGTGGTCGTCATGCCGAACGCCGGGATGCCCCGCGAGATCAGCGGACGCGTGATGTACCTGACGAGCCCGGAATATTTCACCGAGTACGCGAAGAAGTACATCGAGCTGGGGGTCCGGGGCGTCGGGGGGTGCTGCGGGACGACGCCGGCGCACATCCGGATGGCGGCGCGGGCCGTGAAGCCGCTGCGCGTCGGGAAGCGGCGGGTGGTGGTCAAACCCCTGCTCCGGCAGGAGTCGCTGGTCTACTCGGTACCGACCGAGCGGAAGTCCCGCCTTTCGGCGAAGATGTGCGCGGGGGAGAAGGTCACGTCGGTGGAGCTCCTCCCTCCGAAATCGAGCGACATGACCGCGCTGCTCGACAGGGCACGGAAGTGCGCGGAGGCCGGAGTCGACGCGATCAACATCCCCGACGGCCCCCGGGCGAGCGCCCGGGTCTCCCCGATGATCTCCGCCCTCACCATCCTGCAGCAGGTCGGGATCGAGCCGATCCTGCACTACTGCTGCCGCGACCGGAACCTGATCGGGATGCAATCCGACCTGCTGGGGGGATACGCCGCGAAGCTCGCCAACTTCCTCATCATCACCGGGGACCCGCCGAAACTGGGCGAGTACCCCGACGTGACCGGCGTCTTCGACGTGGATTCCATCGGGCTGGTGCAGGTGGCGTCCAACCTGAACCACGGGCTGGATATCGGCGGCAACCCGATCGATCCGCCCACGGGCCTGTTCATCGGGGTGGGCGCCAACCCGTGCGCGGTGGACCTGGAGCGCGAGGTCGAGCGGTACTTCCGGAAGATCGACGCGGGGGCGGAGTTCGCCATCACGCAGCCGGTGTTCGATCCGGAGGCGCTGCTGCGGTTCCTCGACCGCGTGGAGACGTACCATCGGAAGATCCCCGTGCTCGCGGGGGTCTGGCCGCTCATCAGCTTCAAGAACGCCGAGTTCATGAACAACGAGGTCCCGGGCGTGGTGGTGCCGAAGGCGATCCTCGAACGGATGTCGCGCTGCCGGACCCGGGAGGACGGGCGGAAGGCGGGGATCGAGATCGCCCGCGGGATCGTCGGGAGGATTTCGGACCGCGTGAACGGCTTCCAGGTGAGCGCCCCGATGGGGCACGTCGAGACGGCGCTGGCGGTCCTCGGGAAGGCCTCCTGAAAAATTTCTCCCCCTTCTGTTGACAATTCCCTCCCGCGCCGAAGTACACTGCAACCTATGGACGAGACCGGACTGAAATTTTCCGAAGATCACGTATGGGTCCTCGAGATGGGCCCCACCGTACGCATCGGCGTTTCCGACTATGGGCAGGAACAGCTGGGGGAGATCCTCTCCGCGGTTCTGTGCGAAGTCGGGAAGTTCCTCGAGCCGGGAGACACGTTCAGCGAGCTGGAATCGCAGAAAACCGTGATCGAGCTCCCCTCCCCCGTCACGGGGACGGTCCGGGCCGTCAACGAGGCGATCCCCGACGACCCCTCCGTGATCAACGTCGACCCGTACGGCAAGGGGTGGATCGTCGAGGTCGAGATCGAGGAACCCGAGGAGCTCGAGCGATTGATGAACGGCGAGGACTACGAGACGTTCGTGGAGGAGTAGCCCGCCTCCCCCTTCCCGGCCGGATAAAAAAAACGCCCCCCGGGTTTCCCCGAGGGGCGTTTTTCCTGTTCCAGCCTTGTTACTTCTTTCGTTTGGCCGCCAGCACCTTGTCGAGGTCGGCCTTCGCCGCCCGGAGCATGTCCAGGCTGAGCTTGTGGTTGTGGACTCCGCGGCCGGCGGAGACCGCCTGGTAGTTCGCGTCCGCCTGGCGGATCAGCGTCTCCTCCTTCGAGACGTCCCTTCCCGACTTCTTCGACCGGGAGACGTACTCCTTCGCCTCCTCGAGCGCCACGGCGATGGCGTTCTCCTGCTTCGTGATCGACTGCTTCCAGTCGAGGAGCATCTTCCCGTACTTCGCGTCGTGGCACTCCTCGCATTTCGCCTTGACCGTGAGCACCGTCTGCGTTCCCTTCTTCAGTTCGTGGCACTCGGTGCACTTCGTCTTCGCGGCGGCCATCACGTCCGGCGCCGGGGTCGCCCCGTACGCCTTCACGTTTCCCTCGTAGAGGGCTTTCTGCGCCTTGTGGCAATGCCCGCAGTCGATGTCCTTGCTCTCGTGGTGGCACTTCATGCACTCGGACTTCGTCACGATGCGCATCTTGTGCTTCTCGGGAGAGTGGCACTTCGCGCACTCGATCCCCACGTCCTTCACGTGGAGGGCGTGCGGGAACGACAGCTCCATCTCCTTGAAGAACACCTTGTCCGACGGCATGACCCGGGAGTGGCACAAGGTGGCGCAGTACGCCGACGGAGAAGCCAGGATCGGCGGCCTGGGAGGCCCGCCCGCAACCCCCGCCATCCGGTAGGCCGCGGTCACCTGCTCGAAGCCGACCCGGACGATCTTGAGGGCGTACTCGATGTTGTGGGACCCGCGCCCGGCCCGCAGGAAGTCCAGGTTCGCCTGCGCGTCCGAAACGAGCGCCCGGGCGCCCGCGAGCTTCTTGTTGGAGGTGGCCCCGCTCCCGACGGCCGCCTTCCCGGCGCGCACGATCCCCTCCATCCCGGCGACGAGGTTCCGGGATTCCCGGATCCAGTCGTCGAGCATCAGGTCGTACCGCTTCCCGTGGCACGCGACGCAACTCTGCCGCTCCGCCGTCCGCTTGCTTTCCCCGGGGAACGACACGCCGGACTCCTTCACCTCGACGGACCGGGTGTGGCACCCGTTGCACGAAACCTGGGCGGAGAACATCCGGGAGGGGGTGTCGGGAACGCCCCTCGCGCTCGCCCCCATGTACATCTCCTTCTGGTAGTTGTGCAGCCGCTTGTGGCAACCGTCGCACTGGACCTCGAAGGTCTTCACCAGCTCGACCTGGCCGTGCCGGACCCGGTCGTGGCACTTGAAGCACTGGATCGCCTTGCCGGTGACGTGGGTGCGGTGGATCGCCAGCACGTCCCCCTTCTTGTCGAGCCTCCCGATGTGGCAGTCGTAGCAATGGGAGTCCTGCACCTTACCGTCGCCGTCGGACACCCGGATGTGGCACTGCTTGCACGCGACGCCGATCTTCAGGTACGAATCGTGGGAAAACGCGAAACCGCTGTGCTCCACGACTTTCGTGGGCGTCCCGTGGCACCCCGGGCAGCCGCCCAGGGCTTGCCCGGCGCTGATCCCCTTGAAGTGGCACAGGAAGCAGACGCCGGTGTCGACCTGGGTGTGCGACCCCTTGACGATGTGCTCCCCCTGGACGATCGCGTTGTGGCAGCTCGTGCAGCGAAGCTTCTCGCCGCGCTTGAGCTTCGTCATGTGGTCCTGGTGGTCGAAGGTGATGTTCCCCAGCTTCGCCTTCCCCTTTTCGATCCGTCCCTCGTGGCATCCGTTGGCGAGGCACGAGGCGTCCTTCACGTCGGCGCGCGGCCTGGGATTGTAGAGCCCCGTCCAGTACTTGAGGGTGGTCACCGTGATGAAGACGGGCGAGAAGGAGTGGCACTTGATGCACGACACGCCCGAGTGGGCAGAGGCCTTCCACTGGTCGACGTACGGATCCATATAGTGACACGCCCGGCAGGAGCCGGGGAAATAGGCCGACACGAAGAAGGCCCCGTTGATGACGATGAGGAGCCCGACTACGATCGCAACGAAAAGAACGACCGGCTTCCGGTTTTCGACCGTGAATTTCCACCAGGCCAGGAACGACTCCTTCATCGGTTGGTGACCTCCGCCGACTCGCCGGCTCGCCGCGCAATGATTTCTTCAAGCTCCAGGGGGTGCTCTTCCTTCATCTCATGCTCGGACATCTGGCCGTGCCACCAAAGCAGCGTCCCGGGAAACCGATCCGGGTTGAAGTGGACGTTGTAGAAGTGCCAGATGACGATCGCGAGGGTCGCCAGCATCGCCTCGTCGCTGTGCATCTCGTGCGCCACGTCGAGGGCGTACTTGGGCAGGAACCGCAGGACGTCCGTCTCGAACCAGAGGAACAGCCCCGATCCGATCATGATGATGCAGCCCCAGTAGACCGCCCAATAGTCGAACTTCTCGATGTAGCTGAACCTCCCGAAACGCGGCTTGTCGGGGACCTTGCCGAGGAAGTGCCGGATGTTGTGCGCGATGTCCTTGGCGTCGCCGGGCTTGGGGATCAGGAGCCAGAAGTCGCGGCGTCCGTCCCGCGTGAGGACCGTGTAGATGAAGTGATGGACCATGAAGTAGATCAGCATCCCCGCGCCGATGCGGTGGACGATCGTGGAGTTCTGGATCCCGCCCCAGAAGTTGATGACGAATCGCGAGAGGATGAAGTTGGGGAACTTCAGCGGCATCCCGGTGATGATGAGCAGGATGACCGAGGAGAACATCACCATGTGCTGGAAGCGGAAGTTCCGGTTGAACCGCTGGAACAGTTCCCCTTCCTCCTCGTGCTTCTCCTTCTTGCGGGCCTCCTTCGCGAGAAGGGCCGCGCCCTTCCGGTCCGCGGCGGTCCGGGCCCGAAGATCCCGCTCGATCTCTTCCCGCACGCGCAGCCGGATCTTCTCGCGCAGCGCCTCGGCCTGATCCGGGGGCAGCCCCGTCACCTGATCGTTCACCGCCGCCTCGATCTCCCGTTCGACGGCGTCCCTGGTTGCGTTTTTCCGGTCGTCCTCAGCCATGCCAGTCACTCCCCAATCTGTCTGTTATCAGGAAACCCCAACAATTCGTGCAGCGGAACATAGCTCGCGGGGGGCTTCCTCTCCGCTTCGCTCCAGACGCCGCTGCGAGGAACCCCCCGCTGCGCTATTGTTCCGCACTCCGTGTCGGTTCCTTACCCGATGACGCCGGTCGGGTCACCGCTCCCCGCGCAGGCGCCGCGTTCTTCCGTACATGTCGAGGAAGATGTGCGCAACGAGGGCGAGCATGGTGCCGATGGTGAGCCACTT
The sequence above is drawn from the bacterium genome and encodes:
- a CDS encoding cytochrome b/b6 domain-containing protein translates to MAEDDRKNATRDAVEREIEAAVNDQVTGLPPDQAEALREKIRLRVREEIERDLRARTAADRKGAALLAKEARKKEKHEEEGELFQRFNRNFRFQHMVMFSSVILLIITGMPLKFPNFILSRFVINFWGGIQNSTIVHRIGAGMLIYFMVHHFIYTVLTRDGRRDFWLLIPKPGDAKDIAHNIRHFLGKVPDKPRFGRFSYIEKFDYWAVYWGCIIMIGSGLFLWFETDVLRFLPKYALDVAHEMHSDEAMLATLAIVIWHFYNVHFNPDRFPGTLLWWHGQMSEHEMKEEHPLELEEIIARRAGESAEVTNR